The DNA segment GCTTGCCGCCGCGCTCGAAACTGTCGATGCACGCCACCTTAAAGCCGAGCTGAGCGGCACGAATGGCAGCCACGTATCCTGCCGGGCCGCCTCCAATCACGACAACATCATAAGTATCCACACCTCTCAGTCTAACAAGGCGGCGCAATCAGAGAGTGGCAAGCAAGTCAATAGCGCGTCAGGCGGCACCTGAAGCGCGGCGTGCCGAAGCGTGGCGGCGCGTCCTGAATCTGGAATCCGGCCCGGCGATAGAACTCGGCTGCTTCGCTGTCTGTCTCGGCCTCCAGCACAGTCAGGGGAAGGTGAGTCGTCAGGGTCAGCAGCAGTGAGCGCCCGTACCCTCTGCCACGCTCGCCGGGCCGCGTGCCGATATGCAGCACCTCTGCCTGCTGGCCCACAAGCCGTAGCCCCGCCGCGCATACCGCCTGCCCGCCCACATGCCAGCTCCATATCTGCCGCTGCGGGTCGGAGGTGTAGGCGTTCAGTGCAGCCCGGATGCGCTCTGGACTGGGCGACATCGCCAGCGTCAGGAGCGCTTCTATCTCCGGCGTCATCTCGGGTTCGCGCCTCAGCATCAGGGTACGGGCGGCGTGGCCGTCGCTGCCTTCTCGGTCGCTGCCTTTTCTTTGGCGTAGACCGCGTGCATCTGGCTCAGCTCTCCAGTGCAGGGCGT comes from the Deinococcus ruber genome and includes:
- a CDS encoding GNAT family N-acetyltransferase, translated to MTPEIEALLTLAMSPSPERIRAALNAYTSDPQRQIWSWHVGGQAVCAAGLRLVGQQAEVLHIGTRPGERGRGYGRSLLLTLTTHLPLTVLEAETDSEAAEFYRRAGFQIQDAPPRFGTPRFRCRLTRY